CTTAGGACTGTTCCTATTGAAATTTTATTTGTAAAGTTTCAAAGAATAGTTAAGGATTTATCTGCGCAGCTTGGAAAATCAATTCTTTATCATACTCAGGGCGGGGACACTGTTCTTGACAAAAGTATCATTGAGAAATTGAATGAGCCTTTGGTGCACTTAATAAGGAATTCAATTGATCATGGTATTGAATCAGCCGATGAGAGGGTGAAAGCTGGAAAGGATCCTAAGGGTGTAATTAAGCTTTCTGCACATCAGTCGGGGGATTCTGTTATCGTGGTTATTGAGGACGATGGTAGGGGACTTGACAGACGTAAGATAATTAAAAAGGCTGTGGAAAAGGGCATAGTGTCTGAAACTGTTTCAAAAACTTTATCGGAAGTTGATGTTTATAATTTAATTTTTGAACCCGGGTTTTCAACAGCTGGTGTTGTAACTAGTATATCTGGGCGGGGCGTTGGAATGGATGTTGTTAGGAAACAGGTGGAGTCTTTAAGGGGTAATGTTGTTCTTGAGAGTGAACTTGGGAAATATACTAGAACGAAATTAATTTTTCCTTTGACCTTGGCGATTATTGAAGGTTGGTTGGTAAGAGTAAAAGACGAACATTTTATTGTGCCTCTCTCTAGCGTTGAATCTTGTCTTGAGGCCGATAAGTTAATGTCTGAGAAGTGTGGTCTTGAGTGCAATAATAATGTTATGAACTATAGGGGAAGCATGATTAGCTATATACGTCTGAGGGAATTTTTTGAGATATCTAGAGAAAAAAGCGCTAGTGAGCATGTTGTTGTTGTTAATACGAATAGTGGAAAGATAGGAATTGTAGTTGATGAAGTGTTGGGACAACATCAGACCGTTATTAAAGCTTTAGGAAAAGTTTATTCTAGAGTAGAGGGAGTGTCGGGAGCTACAATACTTGGAGATGGTAGTTTGGCATTAGTAATAGATATTGATACGATAACTAAAATTATGAAGTAGTATGCTTTAATATTTGTGTATTTTGGGTTTTGGCAATGTAGAGTATACTAAGAGATAGAAATGAAGATATTGATAGTTGATAATCAGGGTTTAATAAGGCAGATTTTTGTCAGGGCTTTCAGTCAAGATTTGGATGTTGAGATTTTAAATCCGGGATCTAATTCCCTAAACCTTATTAATGTTTTTTTACAAAAATTCCCCGATTTGGTTATTATTGATGAGAGTACTGCTAAATCTAATTTTGGAAGCGCCCTTGAAAACGTTCTTAATAATATCTCACTTCCTGTTGTATTTATAGCAGAAGATGAAGAAAATCCAAATTTTGGATTTCTTAAGAATAAGACAGATAAAATCAAATTAGTAATAAATAAGCTTAATTTCAAGCTTGTCGTCAACTTATTTAGAAGTGATTACTTAAGTTTAGTAAAATCTGAGGTCAAAAAGCTTGGCAGTAATAAACTTGCTATTTCTTTTGATGTTAAAAGGATTAAAGCTCCTAATTTTTATCCTAAGCCTAGGGTTAAGAAACCTGGTACTAATGTTTCTGGTGTGACAAAGAGCTATAAGGTTGCAGATGTTATTAATGTTGCTCCTAAGAATGATCCAGATGTTGTTTTAAAGTATCAGGGTGTTATTAATAGACAAAGAACAGGGAAAGTGATTTTTGTTGGTTCTTCAACAGGGGGAACTGAGGCCTTAAGGGTATTTTTAAGATATTTCAGAAAAGATTCCCCTCCAATCGTTATTGTACAACACATGCCAGGTGGGTTTACAAAGTCTTTTGCAAAAAGCTTAAACAATGAATTTGAAGTTGATGTGAAAGAGGCTGAGGACGGAGATATTTTAAGACCGGGTCTTGTAATAATTGCAAATGGTAATTATCATTTGATTGTAAAATACGGTAATGGTAATTATTTTGTTAATTTATTAGATGGCCCTTTGGTCAGTAGACACAAGCCGTCTGTTAATGTTTTGTTTCGTTCTGCTGCTATGTATGCCGCGGGGAATGCTATTGGGGTTATGCTTACGGGAATGGGAGATGATGGGGCTGCTTGCATGCTTGAGATGAAGAATAGTGGGGCGTATAATATTGCCCAAGACCAGGCTACATCTGTGGTGTTTGGAATGCCTATGGAGGCGATAAAAGCAGGTGCTGTAGATAAGGTTCTTCCTTTAAATAAAATATCGGAATGTATTTTAAGGAGATCTTAATGAGTGAAGATAAGCGTTTTGATGTTGAACTTTACATTGGTAAGTTGTTTGCTGAGCTTGGGAATTTTGACGAGAGGTCGAGGCGGGTTTATTCAAATTTAAGCAAATCAATTCCTAAATTAATAGAAAAACTTTCAAAGGATATTAAAGATTTGTCTTTCAGTGTTGGGCTTATTTCTGATCTTGATATCGAAAATGATTATTCTTTGAATAATTTTATTTATAAGGCTATAAGAGTATTGAATGATTTTGTGTCTTATTTCAATGCTTCAACCGATTCACTTGAAGCTCAGTTTAGCGTTATAAAAGATAAAGTTAAGGACATAGAAATACTTGAAGATGTGATTGAAAAGATGAAAAAAAGTTCTCTTGATATGGAGATAATGTCTATTAATACATTAACGGTTGCCCTAAGAGCTGGAAGAGCAGGAGGGGCTTTCTCTTACATTACAAATGAAATTAAAACTTTAACTCAATCTATGATCAAACAGGCAGATCAGCTTACCAGTAGGGGTAGGGATATTAAGGCTGGGCTTGATCGGGCTAAGGAAC
The sequence above is drawn from the Borrelia sp. RT5S genome and encodes:
- a CDS encoding chemotaxis protein CheB; amino-acid sequence: MKILIVDNQGLIRQIFVRAFSQDLDVEILNPGSNSLNLINVFLQKFPDLVIIDESTAKSNFGSALENVLNNISLPVVFIAEDEENPNFGFLKNKTDKIKLVINKLNFKLVVNLFRSDYLSLVKSEVKKLGSNKLAISFDVKRIKAPNFYPKPRVKKPGTNVSGVTKSYKVADVINVAPKNDPDVVLKYQGVINRQRTGKVIFVGSSTGGTEALRVFLRYFRKDSPPIVIVQHMPGGFTKSFAKSLNNEFEVDVKEAEDGDILRPGLVIIANGNYHLIVKYGNGNYFVNLLDGPLVSRHKPSVNVLFRSAAMYAAGNAIGVMLTGMGDDGAACMLEMKNSGAYNIAQDQATSVVFGMPMEAIKAGAVDKVLPLNKISECILRRS